The Arachis ipaensis cultivar K30076 chromosome B07, Araip1.1, whole genome shotgun sequence genomic interval taaaattaaatacaacaTTTCAAATTTGAGGTGTAGTCTCCCTTGGTAACCGTTCCCGCCGTATCATTGTAGATATTTCCCATGATCTCCTTGTGCAATAAAAGCTATTAACTTCCCACTTTCACAACTATTCGACCGGCTCTTTCAAAGGCTTTATTCGATTTTTTTCGAATCGGATCTTCTCCTCGGTTTGACTCACTCGATCAACAAAGCAATCGAAAACCAAATCGGCACCAATCACTTTCAACTTTATACTTACGCGCATGTCTACTCGAAAAACCATACTTGATTCATTTCGATTCCACTTATTTTtatcgaaaatatttttcgatCAACAACATATTACGACCAACCCAACTTTCTCATACCTCTTCCTGAACTCTAATACTTCACTAACCTAAAAAATCACAATgcctaaaacaaaaaaaaaatattagtaattgatAAGTTCAGTTTAATTACTAACACAAAATTTAAAGCTTCTTCTCTCCTCCATTGATTAATCtcacaaaattaaattaatatcacCTTCCATGTAAGCCAACAAGCCAAATAACATATGATCTCACTTGTACTAGTAATTAAGCTAGGCAGTGTTTGTAGCCATTGTTTCCATTTTTGTGTTCTAAATCCTAAGAGTGtacattaaaaaaatcaaaatatagttaattggttaaaaaattataattacatTTTAGTTatcaatttaacaaaataattttaaaaattatatataaaNNNNNNNNNNNNNNNNNNNNNNNCGATTAATAATCAATTTTATCgtataaactaatttaattaattaattaaaattaaatttttgattaACCAAAAAACaagtttgatttttgaattaaCCAAATCATGTACAGCCCTCCTAATCACATGTGCTCAGTGCTGTTGCTCTAAATTTAAGTGACACAGATCAAAACTATGTTCACATTTAAAGTTTCAAGTTTCAACAATACCCACATTCTGTAAAAATTGTTCAGAAAAAAACAAACCAATCAAGAAATATTCTGTCACTTCATATGGCAATTAGAAATTGCTACTCTAGTCTAGAGGCAAAGGGTATCATGGACCAGAATTCCACTATCTGATGGAGGGACCATACGCTGGAGCAAAAGACTATGATTATAATCCAAAGTTGTCACACTagcaattttaattaataatacagTGAGTAGAACATTAATTAGATTATGATATATATAAGATAATGGTATGCCATCATGTTTATTCTCAGTGCATAATCACATCAAAGCCCAAACGTCAAGTTTTAATTGTTAACTCTTCTGGAAATGATGAAAATGGAGAATCCGTTCGTGGGCACAATCCATTTAAACATTGCATAATCTTAATTTTCCCTTACTGTAGAAAGGTGCTTTATaagtttatataataaataaaataatgggGTACTAAAGGGGAAGTGGTGGGGCTAAATTTGATGTTCTTACTTCTTACATCCAAAATGGTAATCAATAATTCTCCTAAGATTCCTTTATAAATAGGGATCTTAATCACACCAATTGAAGTGTGAAGACTGAAGAGCATTGATTCAGGCATGGCAAGCTCCACTTTACTTGCTATTCTTAAACTTCTTATGATTCTCATATGTGCAGGTTGGGTTGCTCTTTGGATTCTAAAGCCTACCCAAATATGGACAAGAAAATggaaagttgcagaagaaagtgCCAATAATACAATTTTTGGGTACTATGGTACACATTGAATTCATAAACAATTATATGAATTTGAATCTCCAGTGTTTAATTTGAATAAAATGATAGGTGACACTAGAAGATTCTTTGCAGGTCTTAACTTTGCTGTGTATACATTTCCAATAATTGCTGTTGGTATAATTGGACTTCTTTTCTTGGATTTGAAAGCTGCAAATCAAAGAAGCAGGTAATATCAAGTTCCATATTGCACTTTAGTGGGTGTTTTCACTTTCAATGATCATTTTCTCATGCAGAAGTTCAAGGACCTCATCAATTATCATCTCAAGTCCACTGGTAGTTAACAGCTTTCTAGGAATCTTATCCAGTATTGAAATACTGGTAATTTTGCTGTTTATACTCTTTCTAGCATGGACTTATTACGCTCGCATTTCTAACGACTTCAAGAAGTTGTTACCAGACAAATCCCTCAAGTTGAACCTGTAAATGCTCTTCTTATTACTCTTTTCTTTTGTGCTCTGATAGAAAGCTGTTGATTTAATTCACCAGATGCATAACTTCATTTCAGATGGCAACTCAAGTATCTCAGAATAGCAACCCGGTTCGGGTTGCTGGCCGAAGCCTGCCTTGCTTTGCTTCTTCTTCCTGTCTTAAGGGGATTGGCTCTCTTTCGCATACTCGGCATCCAATTCGAAGCTTCAGTCAGATATCACACCTGGCTTGGAACTGCAATGATATTTTTCGCTGCAATACACGGCGCAAGCACTTGCTTTGTCTGGGGTGTCAGCCACCATATACAGAAAGAAGTGAAGCCCAAACTCTAAATTCTAAAACATGTTTCTTcaaatttttcaattttcttttaattgtaGTAATGATTAGTACTctccttttaattttctgttcatGATCTTCAAACAGATTTGGAAGTGGCAAAGCACAGGACGAATATACCTTGCAGGAGCGATTACACTTGTCACCGGGCTAGTTATCTATGTCACTTCACTTCCACAAATCAGGAGGATGAAGTTTGAAATCTTCTACTACACACATCATCTCTACACAATCTTTCTAGTGTTCTTCTTGTTCCATGGTGGAGATAGGCACTTCTATACAGTCTTCGGAGGACTATTTCTTTTCAGCCTCGACAAACTGCTCCGTGTCATACAATCGAGTCCAAGAACCTGCATGGTTTCGGCTAGAACTTTCCCATCCAAAGCTGTGGAAATAATTCTGCCTAAAGATCCGTGTATTTAATCTGATATTGAACTTTAGAATTGAAAAAATATGTGAACAAAGAATATGAAATTTAAATGTTTCTTTCAATGATTTGCAGGGCTGAAGTATATGCCTACAAGTGTTATATTTATGAAGATACCAGCAATATCACATCTTCAGTGGCATTCTTTCAGCATAATATCAAGTTCCAGGGCTGAAAACCAAACCATGTCTGTAATAATCAAATCTGAAGGGTGGTGGACCAATTCTCTTTATGATCTGATACAGGCTGAGATTGAAAAAGGTGCTGATAAGAGGAAGGGTATACCTGTTGCAATTGAAGGACCTTATGGACCTGCTTCATTAGACTTCTTAAAGTAAGCAAACACATGATCTCCACTGTCACTTTTACTTTTTAGCGCCAATTTAATCGTGTTTTTAACTTTGTGCCTAACttttatctaatttaatttttatagtgaattttaaatatataaaatttattaattagggTAAAATACTAAATTAGTCCTCTATATTTGAGCGTAATcctattttggtccttaaagtttaaagtatcgtatttgaattcaaaaaagtttcatttagctttaATGTAGTCTCTCatcgtgaggtcaaagttaaataattatcAGAATGGCCTACATAACAGCAGTACAAGAATaaggtcgataatctggagaacaaataCAAGCTCCAGAGGTACAAAATTGACCGTGaatacatcaatacatttatttatcattctttttagttctatagaaaatatttcatttaaattgtaagaagaatgataaataaatgtattgatctATCCGCGGTTAATTTTAACccttggagcttgtacttgtttcCAAATTATCTACCTTGTTCTTGTATTGCTGTCATGTAGAACAttccattaattatttaactttgacctcatggTGGTAGTATATTGAAActaaatgaaatatttttgaatttaaataagacactttaaattttaaaaataaaaatagaattatgTCCAAATGTAAGGACCAATTTAGTATTTTACTCTACTCTTAACTGAACTGTCTAGTCACATTCTAACgtggaaaaatagaaaaaaaaaatagaatataattcaaaaattgaaaggaaaaaaaatatatctgCAGATATGACAGTCTACTTCTGGTTGCTGGAGGAAGTGGAATAACCCCATTTCTGAGCATTTTGGAAGAACTCAATTCATCTAGCAGCAAAAGTAGATATCCTTCAAGAATTCATCTTGTGTATGTCATCAAGAAGGCACAGGACTTTTGTCTATTACATCCAATCTCACATCTTTTGGTCAACCATTCAACTGAAAACTGCCATTTGAATCTAAAGTTGTTTGTGACTCAAGAAACACAAGCAGGGGTTGGAATCAAAGAGCTACTGAATGAATTCTCAAAAGTAAGAACCCTGCAACTGGACACGGTGTGTGCAAATTACGCTGTACACGGGCCTGAGAGTCCGTCTTGCATGGCCGCCATCGTAGGAATGAGCTccatcatttttcttatttttcttatctgtTTCAACCATGTTATAATTCCATCTGGGAAGCATTCGAATTCGTCGAAGCAAAAGGCTCCCTCTTGGATTGTGGACCTGCTTCTTATAGCTGCTTTTGTCCTAGCTTTAGCATGCAACGGCTTGGTGGCGATTCTTCTTAGATGGAGAAGGCTGAAGAAAGGGATTCAACCAATCTCTGAGAAAGACATGAAGCCCCTTGATCTAAGCTCAGCTGAAATTAGGAATGCTCTTGAAGAACATGAAGTCCACTTCGGTGGAAGGCCTAACTTTGAAGGTAGTGTGTTGTTAGAATATCAATTGTTTCTTTGGATTTGTTATATGCATTCAATGATCTCCATCATCCAATTGGGCAGATATATTTGGCATGTTCCAAGAAGAAACTTGTGGATCGAATATTGGAGTGTTGGTGTGTGGACCGGAGAGCATGAAGGAATCGGTTGCGGCCGCATGCCGGAAGGAGTCCAATTGTTTCAAGTTTGGTGGTGGAAAAAGAACAGAGCCATGCTTCGCTTTCCACTCCCTCAACTTCACGCTTTAGTAATCAAAACTACGCAAGTAAAACTGTAAAAGTAGTCGCATACACACTCTCTTATCTTTCAAGCCATGCATTTCTCAATTAGTTTTCTGAGTAAACCAAAACAAACACTATCCGATTTTAGCAAGAATGTAAGCTTTATGTTGTTCGTGTTCCTTTGATAGATATATAATGTACATCTTAATGTATCAAAATGTCTAAAAAATATTGCAATGAAAAATATCCTCCTTCTTTATCCTTCAGTGTGGGGTTTTAAATTTGGCAAAGTCTATGGTATGGATGTGAGTAAACATCTATATGTATGATTCTCATGGGTGCATCTCACATAGTGCCGCATGTACATGTTAAGATAGATTGTAAGTTGAGTTTTGAAAATTGTGTCCTGACAAAAAGAGAGTGGCAGAACTGCTTTTCAGATTAAGATAGATTGTaagttgaattttaaaaattgtgtCCTGACAAAAAGAGAGTGGCAGAACTGCTTTTCAGATAGAGTGAGATTATAAgataattacatatttttaataaaagttattttgtttaattttttttttataaggtAAAGAATAgttctttttttgaaaaaaaaagtgaacCATGTTAGTGAAACTGAACCCTACCAgaataatttgaaatttaatttaacAATTTCTCATtcgttttttttctttctttcttttttcattttttttaaaaaaaagaatttttcacTGCGGCTATCTAACACTAGGGGTGTACATGACCCGGTCCGACTCGAAGGTTTGGTCCGGCCCCGAATATTTTatgggctaatttggtgtgatttcatcgggtctagggccgggtaaggATCTAAAAAATAgatccggtcattatttcggctcgagtccgggccatagctcgggtcacccgaa includes:
- the LOC107609299 gene encoding ferric reduction oxidase 8, mitochondrial isoform X1, which gives rise to MASSTLLAILKLLMILICAGWVALWILKPTQIWTRKWKVAEESANNTIFGYYGLNFAVYTFPIIAVGIIGLLFLDLKAANQRSRSSRTSSIIISSPLVVNSFLGILSSIEILVILLFILFLAWTYYARISNDFKKLLPDKSLKLNLWQLKYLRIATRFGLLAEACLALLLLPVLRGLALFRILGIQFEASVRYHTWLGTAMIFFAAIHGASTCFVWGVSHHIQKEIWKWQSTGRIYLAGAITLVTGLVIYVTSLPQIRRMKFEIFYYTHHLYTIFLVFFLFHGGDRHFYTVFGGLFLFSLDKLLRVIQSSPRTCMVSARTFPSKAVEIILPKDPWLKYMPTSVIFMKIPAISHLQWHSFSIISSSRAENQTMSVIIKSEGWWTNSLYDLIQAEIEKGADKRKGIPVAIEGPYGPASLDFLKYDSLLLVAGGSGITPFLSILEELNSSSSKSRYPSRIHLVYVIKKAQDFCLLHPISHLLVNHSTENCHLNLKLFVTQETQAGVGIKELLNEFSKVRTLQLDTVCANYAVHGPESPSCMAAIVGMSSIIFLIFLICFNHVIIPSGKHSNSSKQKAPSWIVDLLLIAAFVLALACNGLVAILLRWRRLKKGIQPISEKDMKPLDLSSAEIRNALEEHEVHFGGRPNFEDIFGMFQEETCGSNIGVLVCGPESMKESVAAACRKESNCFKFGGGKRTEPCFAFHSLNFTL
- the LOC107609299 gene encoding ferric reduction oxidase 8, mitochondrial isoform X2, coding for MIIFSCRSSRTSSIIISSPLVVNSFLGILSSIEILVILLFILFLAWTYYARISNDFKKLLPDKSLKLNLWQLKYLRIATRFGLLAEACLALLLLPVLRGLALFRILGIQFEASVRYHTWLGTAMIFFAAIHGASTCFVWGVSHHIQKEIWKWQSTGRIYLAGAITLVTGLVIYVTSLPQIRRMKFEIFYYTHHLYTIFLVFFLFHGGDRHFYTVFGGLFLFSLDKLLRVIQSSPRTCMVSARTFPSKAVEIILPKDPWLKYMPTSVIFMKIPAISHLQWHSFSIISSSRAENQTMSVIIKSEGWWTNSLYDLIQAEIEKGADKRKGIPVAIEGPYGPASLDFLKYDSLLLVAGGSGITPFLSILEELNSSSSKSRYPSRIHLVYVIKKAQDFCLLHPISHLLVNHSTENCHLNLKLFVTQETQAGVGIKELLNEFSKVRTLQLDTVCANYAVHGPESPSCMAAIVGMSSIIFLIFLICFNHVIIPSGKHSNSSKQKAPSWIVDLLLIAAFVLALACNGLVAILLRWRRLKKGIQPISEKDMKPLDLSSAEIRNALEEHEVHFGGRPNFEDIFGMFQEETCGSNIGVLVCGPESMKESVAAACRKESNCFKFGGGKRTEPCFAFHSLNFTL